Genomic DNA from Solanum dulcamara chromosome 4, daSolDulc1.2, whole genome shotgun sequence:
ataaaatttgtataattgtGTTTCGAGAGTTGACCAAATCCCTGTTCCTAAATCCTAAACATTTGTAActatatactccctccgttctaatttattttgtcaaatattttttaatttgatttctctttttacttgtcaattttgacaaatcaaaatggtaaactcactatatcaatcattattttcttaataagtgtgctaagtcaaaatttgataagtaaaaagaaacggagggagtatatcCAGGTAAAGAAGTTGAAAGGCCAAAAATAGTTGGTGGCCACTGGTCCTCTTTGGTATTTGGGGCAAATGAAAGGCCAATACTCAACTTCCAAATACATGGCATACCAATCAGAATAACAATTCTATTGTGAACTCAGTATGGGCTATGAATTAGAAATGATGAATGAGACTCATTCAGTTGGGATTATTGAATGGAGTAAAGTATTTAGAGAGttttatttagaatttagaCTCAATTATTGGTGCACTGATTTAAAAGGACCAAGGGTTAGAAGGAAAAGATTTATGCTTATTGTGATGTTTAGTGGTTAATCTCTCATCTCTGCTCTATACCCGATTTCCTTATTCCCTTTGTAATTTTGTTTAGTAATTGAAATACTATAAGTCAATTTTGAGTTTGTTTGCACAACTGGAACTATTGGTAGTTTTCAATTATCAATAAAGTGAAGTTTATTTCATGTAAGCCACTCCATATGATGGATTGGCATGACATTTCATCTTCTTAGGCCGTTTGAACTAAATTTTTACCCTACTAATTAACACAAAATTACAATCGTTGAAAACCCCCATCTTTTGATAGTAGTATTTTCTTATATTACTCTACGatttaaatgtttttttttataaatacaaaCTCAATTAAAAGAGGACCAACCTTACCCCGATTTGAAAAGTGTAGTTATTATATATTGAAAAATGTTTTGTTGGATAGACATAAATTGAATTTCACGGAGTAATAGTTACTACTTACTATTACTAATTATTTGTGCATCAGAAGGTTATTAATTAGAGTTATTCTCTTGAAGCATTTTGCATGAAATTCTGAGGGGAAAAAAAGGTACGGATGAGAAGATAGATATTTAGAATCAAAAAGCTTTGAAGACAATAATCTTTATTAATTCTGATAAAAATGGAAAATGCAAAATTGAGGGAGGATTTAAATAGGATGTGCCATTTGAATACACTTGAAGgtgaaaaaatagataaattatcGCTCATTGAAGGAGAGAGGCAAATAGGAGGCTTCAATGTCAATTGTCTATTATCTAAGGTGgggagagaagaaagagagagtGATTTGCTGCCTGAGGCTCAAGTTCAAAGTGCAAAATTGAGGTGAGCCTTTTGTTTAAATTAGATGTGGTAAAATTAGTTCATAAAATTACAATTTGTTTAAGTTTTCTCTCATTATTAATTCATTCATTTAGTAGTTCGCGTCATTTCTGtcatttaaattaaattgaTCTATTAGAGTTTTTTTTCAGAATATTCTCAAAAATACACTCTTTATATTTGTCAGTTGAGTTTTGACCCACATTTTAACCTAAATCAGCCTAATCCATTTCAATTTAAGTAATTTTTGGATCGGTCATTGATCCACCCATTTATTAACTAAGCCCATCTTGAATTCAACACAATATTtcatggaaaaattacttgattgagtgctttttaaaaattaattactgattttagcgatatttttttatttattaccatttatagcaatatatagcaatattatgataaatctacacttgtattaaaagtgaactatgcatacaatataaatgtattataagtgttttaaaatatatattatgtttgtgtagtaagaaattaacataatgtattataagtctattaaaatatgtgataaatgtattatccatctataaaacttgtattatgtatgttttataaatagttctatgcaatatgtattaaaactgtattataaatatattataagtgttcagtaaaattatttttttattgctataaatagtaaatattttcttaatattgtatatttatgtaagtttcccataTTTCATTTGTCACCTCTACGTGTAATGGACTTTCATATGTGCATTGTTATCCCTTTGGGATATCCCATAAAATTGAAACAATACAAAGAAAATTAACATGATTTTTCTGCAAAGATGAAATGCACAAATTGAAAAATAGTCCTTATatcttcattgttttttcttttttcaccgacttaataaaaaaatagacaAAAATTTGACTCTAGACAATAATTTAATATTCAAATTCCTGACATTAAATTTAATTGTGACCTTCCATTGAATTTGTTTTcagatttttgtttttaaaattaataagaaaaaacatTATAAACGATCTTAATTAGTGATGTAAGGTTATTTTAggtaatattatataaattggttcaaaataaataatatggcACCGTATGatttaattcaataaattaatattagaGTCAATGATTTATTGGATGTACGAAAAAATGATAGAGGCTCACAGTTGCAACCATGAAGAGCTTAGAAACACATCCAAAGTAGTGTCATAGAATTGGTCAATATATTGGATTTGTCCGTCTGCGAGCCAATTTCTATCATTACTCGTCGCACACATTTGAAAAACCTACAAGCTTGGTATCATAAATACTTATATGAACATTACATTTTTGCACAAGAATATAAATCTTGGTGAAAGAAACTATACATGAGATGTAAGGATGTTCTAACCACTTTACCAATCTTGTATGAGAATTCTCTTGTAATTTTACTTTAGGTAAAAATAAGTAAAGAATAAAGAGGGGGGAAAATACAAAAGGAAAAGTTGTAAAAGTGTGGCCCTTACCCTCTCAAACGAACAAAAACGATATATTATGTGGCCATTGTAGTTTCCGCCACCCCAGAGGCCTAAGACAGCCTGACTTTTTTTTGCACTTTCATAAATTTTCCACAATTcatctctttctcttttttcacTTCACTCTGCGCCGGAAAAAATGGAGAGATTGGCACTTCACTCTCCATCTTCAGCCACCTCTGCCGCCACGACTTCCTTCTCTCGTCTCTCCTACTACCATCTCCGATCACgttcctcctccatttccaCCGCCGCTCTCCGTCCAGTTTCCTCCCTTCGATCATCTATTTCCGGTTCAAGATTCAATCTTACCGGCCCAAGATTCAATCTTTTTCACCCCAAACCTGTCCTTTTCAATCCCTTTTCAAAACCCACTTCCAGAAATCCACCGTCTCCCAAACCCATTACTGCTTCTTCATCCCTTGAATCTGATAAGGTAGTTATTGTAGATGTAAAGCCCAAACCCCAGGGTGCAAAGCTCATTCCTTTGATCATTTCTGTTTCAATTGGTCTTATAGTCCGTTTCTTGGTTCCAAGACCACTTGAAGTTTCTCCTCAAGCATGGCAATTGCTCTCCATTTTCCTCTCAACCATCGCTGGTTTGGTCCTCAGTCCATTGCCAGTTGGTGCATGGGCTTTTCTTGGACTTACAACCTCAGTTCTGACCAAGACTCTAACTTTTTCAAGTGCCTTTAGTGCCTTTACAAATGAAGTcatctggttaattgtgatttctttctttttcgCCCGTGGGTTTGTCAAGACTGGCTTAGGAGATCGAATTGCCACATACTTTGTTAAATGGTTGGGGAAGAGTACTCTTGGTTTGTCATATGGATTGGCCCTGAGCGAGGCTTTGATTGCACCTGCAATGCCCAGCACTACTGCAAGAGCTGGAGGGGTATTTTTGCCTATTATTAAGTCTCTCTCACTCTCAGCTGGAAGTAAGCCTGGTGATCCCTCCTCCAGGAAGCTCGGGTCTTACTTGATCCAATCACAATTTCAGGTTTGCCTTTGCTTTTGCCTACTGTAGAATGTCACAGAACTGGATGAATTTAATGAAATGTAAAATATACTCTATAGATATATGAATTGGTACTGACCAAATGATCCTaattatggaagaattcaattTATATACACCAATGGTGAAAATAGTTTTTGAGCTATCAGGTTATTTAAAAGCCAAGTAGGTAACTGTCTAAAGTAACATTGAGTTTGCAACCTGGAAAATAAGGTTAATATCATGCTAAAATAAGTTAAACTATTAGACTATATCGATagggtaatttttttttacaatgtGCGTGTGTATAATTTCAATCTGTTATGGACTAGATAAATTTCTAAGCAGCTGTGCTGGATTGAGATGTGTCTCATTTGTTGAGAGAGTCAATCGTTCTCACTTCTCAAGAAAGAGTTTTGCTAACCATGAGGAAACTTGCAATTTCTGATTCTAAGATAGCTGGGGGTTTATGTTTGAGAGATCTTTGTCTGAAGACTTTGGTATTTATCTTAAATTTGCAACTGAAGACATTATGCATTTGATCAAGTATTACTATATTTTCTGGTTGTGCATCCACCGTTTTCaggaatacataacatatatcGGGTTAGTATTGCATATGAGGTGATCCCAGTCCTTCTAGTTCAGATCAGCAGTTTCCTTCTGTTGGATAAGCATAttgttatgaaattgttcattttgTAAGTCTAAAAGTAGTAGTTGTGTGCTTAGCACCCAAGGGTATGACCTAGTAGCAATGAAGTGGAGgagaaccatgaggtctcaggttcaaaCCCTTGTGGAGGCAAAAACACTGGGTGAACCCTTCTCATATGCCTAAGTCTTAGCGAGCAACCCAATGGAATAGTCGAGTATAACTCTGGCCGAGACATATCATCTACTGTGTCAAGGTCATTTAGCAATAGGATGTTAAAGTGCTGTACATCACTATCTGGCAATGCTTTAGTGTCTGTACTCCGTGTTTCTTtgaagttattttattttatagccaGTGAAATTTGTAGTGATAGTACAGATCTTTTTGTGCAAGCACCTCATATTTGGCAGAAGAATATAATCAGTTATGCCCTCCTCCCTCCCTTTGTTTTTTGGATGATTTAGCAACTCAGTTAAATATTTTGGTGTGGTACATGTGAATACTATATTTTATGCAACAGTAAAGTTTCTTGAAGACGTATTAGTTTGCATTGTTGTGCCATCTCTTTAGATGTCCATCCACTTATGGATTGCTTTCTTGTGGTGCATGACAGTGTGCAGGTAACTCTAGTGCTCTTTTCCTAACAGCTGCAGCTCAAAATCTACTATGCCTCAAACTAGCTGAGGAGCTTGGGGTAGTAATCGCAAACCCATGGGTGTCTTGGTTCAAGGCTGCTAGTTTACCTgcatttatttctcttttggcTACTCCATTCATCTTGTACAAGCTTTATCCTCCTGAAACCAAAGATACACCAGAAGCCCCCGCTATGGCAGCTCAAAAACTGAAACTTATGGGTCCTGTTACAAAAAATGAATGGGTGATGATTGGCACAATGCTTCTTGCAGTGTCTCTGTGGGTTTTCGGGTAGGTATCATTTCACAATTGATGTTGATACCAGTAATTTCTATTTAGAACTTTTAAGTGTTGTGCGTTGCCTCTTTGTGATGTTGATTTCAGACTATAGCAACTTATTACAGGGCAGAAAGTAGTGCATTTCTAGACAAAAAGAATGAGGCTGCAGAGAGGCATTTGGAAGTCTGTTATAATGATTACCCCCTCTCTGTTTTGCCAATGATTTCATTTTCCATTTTTACAAACATACTTCACTAAAACCACCACTCTTCTTGTCAAGGGACCATCTGGATTTTCTCTGATCTGAGACTTTCGAGAATAGTTGCAAGCTTCTGCAGCATGTACACATTACACGGTAGAAGGTTGAACAGGGAGAGCCTTAAGAGGCAGATTAAAGGGATAGGAGTGCTTTTCCCAATAGACTGCTTGAAACAATTTTATTAGGTGGAATTGTTATTCTGACTTCAAAGCTAATTTCTTGCGTTGGTGcatttaaagaaatatttatgtGGAGAGTTGTTTGGGTTCACAGTGCCAGCAGGCTTGAGCAGCAGCCGTGGTTACTGTACCACCATGGCATTTTAAAGCTCATTCCTCACTAGAATATTCTTACAAACCCCTCCTCTTTTCTTATGTACGGGCAGTGTGTTTATGATGGTCTTAATGTGTCTAATTTCTAAAACTCTATGTTGTTCTCAGGGATGCTCTTGGTATTGCGAGCGTTGTTGCTGCAATGCTTGGCTTATCAATCCTCTTGCTGTTGGGAGTGCTTGATTGGGATGACTGTTTAAGTGAAAAATCAGCATGGGATACTTTGGCTTGGTTTGCAGTCCTAGTTGGCATGGCTAGCCAGTTGACAAACCTTggtattgttggttggatgtctAGTTGTGTAGCTAAATCCCTGCAGGCTTTATCATTGAGCTGGCCAGCTGCATTTGGTGTTCTTCAAGCATCATATTTCTGTATCCACTACTTGTTTGCAAGTCAAACAGGCCATGTGGGAGCGTTATACTCCGCATTCCTTGCTATGCATTTGGCATCTGGAGTGCCTGGTGTATTGGCAGCCCTGGCTTTAGCTTACAACACTAATCTATTTGGTGCTTTGACGCATTATAGCAGTGGTCAGGCTGCTGTATACTTTGGAGGTATGTAGCTCTCTCGTAGGCTCTTTAATTGGCGCATTCAACTAATTCCGCTTGATCACATCTTCTGtcaaaattgtttttttcttcgAGAAGCATCCTTAGTTACTTCTTCAGTGACCAGATGAAAGTTGtttattcttcattttctaTTTGCTGATAAAAATGAGCAAGTAATAGTGGAATTAATTGGTAGATATATGACTAATTGCTTGGGATAgtcttttttctctctctatttttagATCTTGGACTGATTATTGTTTGTTGCTTGTATGACAGCTGGTTATGTAGATCTCCCGGATGTCTTCAAAATGGGATTTGTAATGGCACTCGTCAATGCTATTATATGGGGAGTTGTTGGGACATTTTGGTGGAAGTTCTTGGGTCTATATTGATTCTAGTTTCTGGCATAAGTAGATTTCCCCCCTCTATACATGCCCTTTGTGTTGTGGCATTTTAGCAACGACCTCGACATTATTGACTCCAAGCTGAAGTACAATCTCTTTATTAGTGTCAGCATTTCTCCATTGTAATATTCTTTAAAACACGtgaatgaaaaaaattgtaatttttgcagtcttttcatcatttaggAATGAACGTGAATCGAAGTCTCTCCTTTTTGGGTACTAGCGGATCCCTCTAGCTACTGTCTGCTACATTTTGGTTCCTCCATCCACCTAGCCATGGATCATTTCACCTTTGAAGTTCGAGTGGCATGAGTGTAAAGGTTAGAGGGTTCCAAGGATACCTACTTAGACTTTAATAGCAATCAGCTATCAAGAGAAATATCTACAGGTTCTCCTGGAAATCACCTTACCGTGACCATTAACTGACAAGATAGCAGAGCGGATGGCTTCTGcactttaccttctttttttattatttttctccaAACACTTCATGTCTTCACTATGGAAGATGACGATGATGGCGGAGGAAAGTGAACTGCAAAATGAGCTATTGAAACCCATCGAAGTACCCCAATTAACACACCTTATGGAAGGATCAAAATCTCTTCCATCACTCCAAATTTGTACCTCCTATGGTCTTGCGACaataagaagagagaaaaatgtcGCTTATACAAGAATGGCTTCTTCCAAATCACATGAATATTAATGAGCATAGCCCGTCTAGCTGAGGATATGTATGTCTGGGTCATCTCCTTGGTCTTCATTAGGGGATTTATATGCACGCACTATCATCCTTACCTTCTGAATTCCATTCTTGGCTCGATCCTTAAGAGAACAACATTTCCTCCCGAGGGAGAGAAATCAAAGATGCTCGGAAGGAAAGCTGATTTTGTACGTAAACTGACATATAGATATGTGTATTAAGCAGCAATGTTGCAACTTCAAGAATGTTTATGTAGCAGATAACTGGCTTGAGgaggaatattttgaaaggaTAGGAAGAGTTTACTGGTGATACCACTTTCAAGGTAACGAATGGAGTAGGGTAAGCTTTTTGGGACATATGTAGAGTGGGATAATGCATTGGGACTCACATTTCAAAACATTTATTGACATTATTCGTAGAAGTAAATGGCAATCCATTAGGTTTGGTGCAAGCAGAAGTTCATAGAGGAATCGACATTTTTGAAGGTAAGATTTTTATTACTAAGTAGTACCAGAGTGATGCTGCAGAAATGACAAAATGGACTTGTTATACACTACAATCTCATAGAAGCTAAGAAGTCTATCAAATCAGTACAATGTTCCCTTTTTCCAATAGAACAAGTTTTGGACGCATCTATGCTAACCAGGGAGAGGATGATCCTTTTCATCTTCAAAGCACCTCCTATTTCTTCCTTACCCGACTGTACAGCAATACATAAAGGAACAGACATCCAAATCTTCTGGTTTCTTGCCAGCAATCAAAGATCTCCGGTAGCACAATAATCTCCTGAAACTCTGAGGCACAACTCACCATACTCCAAATATATGTAGAAACATGGACAAAATATACCAAGTAAAACTGCAATGAATTGATTCTGATAGGTAGGTCCTCACACAAAACATTTACTATTCAATATCTATCAATTTGAATTCCCAGTGCGCCAAGAAAAGTGTATTCTTTTCTATGATGGTAATGCCTGAGCCAACTTGTGCATGCCTCGACTATTTCACCAGACACATGCAACCTCTCGCCATCACAAGTACTGGGTAGCTCTCTCACCAAGGCTTAAGCAGCAGGAAGAAAGGTGAGTTTCTCGACTTGGTCGGCAGCAATGAGAAGCGATTTTGACAACTGAAATCTCATGGAAAAGGATGATTACATATGTCAGTTAGTGTTTTATGTGCAAGAGTTCGGCAAAGACGTGGATGGAAAATCTTTTGATCATTTCGGCTACAATGAGTGATGCCACACAATGTGAAGGAGGAACTGTCCACCTTTAGAAAACGAAGACAAGACAAAGGTCGTTAGGCATTGTTCCATTAGCACTCATGTGGGTTGTGTGAAAAACACAGAAATAGGAGAGCTTTTGAAGGTATAGAGAATGATTTTCTATATTTTGTTAAATAGCCTCCTAGTCcttgtttctttttttctgcaccatgagagagagagagaggagagggggagagagaagagagagaatcAGCAGTCATTCTAGTTACCTGTTCTTAGGATAAAGATTGTACTTTATCCGTATGTTGATAATCCAGTGCTGATTACTTCAGGGAATTCGTCTAGGAGACGCAGCCTCTCAAGGATCAGTCTTTCTTGTTTGGCATCTATCTCTTGTCAAGAATAACATATGATATGCAAAAGAAATGACTACTAAGCATCTACATTTAAAGGTCCAATTGCTTGAACTAAGAACCCAACTCTACTATAGATGAAACAGAGAATGAACTTCTTGCTAACACCCAAACAAGACACCAATAAACAAGCAGATTAGAAATAGATTAACTGAAATACCATCAGGCAGATTATGGAAAAAGGGCAACTTAATACACAActtaacaagaagaaaacaaatttACATATGTTCACACAAATACTTTTCACGTGTAGCTTGGATGTTGTGAGTATAGTTCAGAGGCACAAAAATTTACTAGATCCTTAACATAGAAATATTTTTCAGTAACTACTCCACAATGACTGAATAAACTCACATAGAAATTCATATAATTTTGTTAGAATAACTCAATTTCAGAAGTTTCTGCATCAcgattcatatgcatgcaaataATAAGATGCCCTTGGATACATTCTTGGTCAGGATTTTCTGCAAAATTGGAGTGCAATGCATTCCCCATGCTGTCCACTATAGCCGAGGTAGTCATAGATGACTCAATGCATAAGATGGCAGTGATAGCATCCAATCTAGTGACCTCATTTCTAAACATCAATCTTGCATGTGCTGTAATATTGCCATATTGGTTTCTTTAGAATCAGTGACAAATAGAACTAGGGCCAAGCTAGGAAAAAGCTAGAGTCAAAATTCACCCTGGGCAAGTCTTATCAGACTCTCCAGCATGCGCACAGTTGTTCTTGCTGTAGATATTCACAGTTGTTAAGTGCATAGCCATGGAACAATTAGAATATTTAGTGTCAATGATGATGTTTAGTGGACCTGCATTTTGAGTCGCAGATCTTCTTTGCAGTTGGTAATAGCTTGAGATAACCTTTTCTGCCTCCTTTGTGAGGACTGGTCTAAAGTATCTCTTCACAAATTGGATGTACCTACAAGATGTCATCAGAAGACATCATGCTGCCATCTCCTCAACAGTGTGATGAAGTAATTGCTGATGAAGATTTTCTTGTGTTGAAGGTTACACGGCAAAATGGTACGACACAAATAGAATTAGAATTAGATCTTTTTCCTAGTGCTCCTTTATACTAAACTGTTTTGATAAATTGTGCTCACCATCTAGCTTTTCAGCAACTTACAGGACACAACACACTGTTCAGGAGCCCAAGAAAGTATTATGATTGAACTGATTATGTAACTAGCAACCAAAGCCCACTGTAGAGCACATAACATGAAAGTCTCTTGACAATTCAGATACTAAAAACTCAGTGCTACTAGCAAGACTAAGAAAATGGATTTAAACTTACTTTTTTGGCTCCAAAATTACTTTTTTGTTTACTCATACATGCATAATTGGAGACCTTCCAGTTTTGAGCGTTTGtaagaaaattcataaaaaaggTCATTTCCTAAACCTCTTATCTCCCAAGCCTGTCAAATAAGAATTAACAAACTAGAGTATACTCCCAGATTTTTTACCATGTTTATGAATGAAAATAAGTTTACTTGATATACAACAAAAAAAGAGTTGCCAAACTAAAAAAGCTTTGCAGAACTAAGAAACGTGAAACGAGAGAAATTTCTTTGCATGTTGCTTTATGAAACTAAGTGTTGCATACCAGCTTCTACGAAGGAAAAAGATAAGCCATAGAGTAGTGAAAGGAGGGGGCAAGGGGGTGGGGGACTAAACTTATACTATTGGTTAAAAAGGGAACAATGTCGATAATCATTTTTAGGGACTTATCCCATCTTGTTCAGTTTCACTGTTATCAATGTGCAAAAGCATGTGTAATCCCTTAATGTTCACTAACAatgccaatattcatatttaGGAACTAATCTTATCCGAGTCTTTATATATAGAAGCTAGCCAAAGTGGCGTTCTCTATTTGTGTAGTAGTAGataattaaacaaatatttCCAGATGAGCACATATCATGTATATCAGAATCCAGATGGTTATCAGGAAGTATTTACCTTCTGAGCATTGGAAGCGGCCAGATAGTCCCTAGATCCTCTTCACAATCGTGGTTCTTGGTTTCTGCCTATCAATTAcataaaaagaattttcatccaGCTAATTTACCCTTCTTGACAAAATGGTAATGTATTCACATTGTTTTAGATTCATCACCTCAGCAAGAATGTGTGAAGAAACAACTGCATCCCAGACTGCGTTTTTAGTGTCTAAGAGAACTAGGACTATGTCAAATCTGCTCAGTAGCGGACCAGAGAGCGTCGTATTAACAGATAAAGCTAGTTTGTGTTAAGAACATGGAAAACAAAATGAGATGGGCAGCAAAGCGTTTAAGATGCCGGATAGAGATTCTAGCTTGCAAGAAGATGAAAGGTAAAAGAATAAAAGATATAggacatcaaaagaaaagatacGCTGCTCAGGATCATAATGCCCCTTGGGGTTAGTTGCGCCAAAGACAATTGTCCTTGTACTGAGAGTTGTCACAAGACCAGCCTAGAGATTAACCGTGTCATCAAGAATCACAAAAGGATTCATTTAATTAAGAACACTAGAACAGTAGATATTGCGCGGGGGAAATGTGGCAGGAAAAGAATTTAGAGAACATCAAGAAGTCATGACCTTGCCAATCATGCATGTATTGACTTTACCAAATAAAATCTAGGTTCTTCAGAGAATGATATA
This window encodes:
- the LOC129885741 gene encoding dicarboxylate transporter 2.1, chloroplastic-like, which translates into the protein MERLALHSPSSATSAATTSFSRLSYYHLRSRSSSISTAALRPVSSLRSSISGSRFNLTGPRFNLFHPKPVLFNPFSKPTSRNPPSPKPITASSSLESDKVVIVDVKPKPQGAKLIPLIISVSIGLIVRFLVPRPLEVSPQAWQLLSIFLSTIAGLVLSPLPVGAWAFLGLTTSVLTKTLTFSSAFSAFTNEVIWLIVISFFFARGFVKTGLGDRIATYFVKWLGKSTLGLSYGLALSEALIAPAMPSTTARAGGVFLPIIKSLSLSAGSKPGDPSSRKLGSYLIQSQFQCAGNSSALFLTAAAQNLLCLKLAEELGVVIANPWVSWFKAASLPAFISLLATPFILYKLYPPETKDTPEAPAMAAQKLKLMGPVTKNEWVMIGTMLLAVSLWVFGDALGIASVVAAMLGLSILLLLGVLDWDDCLSEKSAWDTLAWFAVLVGMASQLTNLGIVGWMSSCVAKSLQALSLSWPAAFGVLQASYFCIHYLFASQTGHVGALYSAFLAMHLASGVPGVLAALALAYNTNLFGALTHYSSGQAAVYFGAGYVDLPDVFKMGFVMALVNAIIWGVVGTFWWKFLGLY